A window of the Mucilaginibacter sp. cycad4 genome harbors these coding sequences:
- a CDS encoding TolC family protein, producing MPLKLKPTYLFIIALLFTSRVHAQQTSFISDINYPFLEKLIATAKKNYPEVKSRQSQVNAAKAVYNSAVFSWLDGLNASYIYSPKTSINISQPTIFKGYQINLSLNIGHLFSRPGVIRQTKEIYKAAEFQQAEYMLSLEAQVKRLYFSYLAAQAELRLRANAVIDAESAVKQLKYAFQKGETTFQIYNEQLTTLYSQNAFKVQAELSTFTAKTNLEELLGTKLEDVK from the coding sequence ATGCCCCTGAAACTAAAGCCCACTTATCTTTTCATAATTGCTCTTTTATTTACCAGCCGCGTACACGCGCAGCAAACTTCATTTATAAGTGACATTAACTATCCTTTTCTTGAAAAACTGATTGCAACTGCTAAAAAGAATTACCCTGAAGTAAAATCCCGTCAAAGCCAGGTTAATGCAGCCAAAGCCGTTTATAACTCAGCCGTGTTTTCATGGCTCGATGGTTTAAATGCATCTTACATTTACAGCCCGAAAACATCTATCAACATTTCGCAGCCAACCATATTTAAAGGTTATCAAATAAACCTTTCGCTAAACATAGGGCACCTGTTTTCGAGGCCGGGAGTTATCAGGCAAACGAAAGAAATTTATAAAGCAGCAGAGTTTCAACAGGCCGAGTATATGTTAAGCCTTGAAGCCCAGGTTAAACGTCTTTACTTTTCATATCTGGCAGCACAGGCCGAACTAAGGCTGCGGGCAAATGCCGTAATTGATGCCGAAAGTGCTGTCAAGCAATTAAAATACGCGTTTCAAAAAGGCGAAACAACTTTTCAGATCTATAATGAACAGCTTACCACCTTATACAGTCAAAACGCCTTTAAAGTACAAGCTGAATTATCGACATTTACAGCCAAGACCAATCTTGAAGAATTATTGGGTACTAAATTAGAAGACGTTAAGTAA
- a CDS encoding sugar transferase: protein MNHQTSDWNESSGSNIRVAYAGTQFKEMISAGLNEGFKIAYNNSIDQLNDYLGEQSILSVPDIILVEVDAEGKWIKMVDEVKQSFLLNGLIIVLLSSQNDKTLRQKAIKLKVHDFYGEPFAISDLRERLNFLVRFKLIKPKLLELSKVVDTAYKMPAGKRLIDLVISGGMMFVLSPVMLIVAILIKLDSKGPVFYKSKRVGTGYKVFDFYKFRSMRTDADQLLAKLSAENNQYAAEGGDNKVAFVKIKNDPRITKLGNFLRNSSLDELPQLFNILRGDMSVVGNRPLPLYEAEMLTSNEWSMRFLGPAGLTGLWQISKRGKEDMSERERKKLDNFYAQKYSIWLDLKIIAGTVPALFQKEKV, encoded by the coding sequence ATGAATCACCAAACGTCTGATTGGAACGAAAGTTCAGGTTCTAATATCAGGGTAGCCTATGCCGGCACTCAGTTTAAGGAAATGATTTCGGCAGGACTAAATGAAGGCTTTAAAATTGCGTACAACAACTCTATCGATCAGCTTAATGATTATTTAGGCGAGCAATCTATTTTATCCGTTCCTGATATTATTTTGGTTGAAGTTGATGCTGAAGGCAAATGGATTAAAATGGTTGACGAAGTTAAGCAAAGCTTTCTTCTCAATGGCTTAATTATCGTACTGCTTTCATCGCAAAATGATAAAACTTTAAGGCAAAAAGCCATTAAATTAAAGGTGCATGACTTTTATGGCGAACCGTTTGCTATAAGTGACCTGCGCGAAAGACTTAACTTTTTGGTACGCTTTAAACTGATAAAGCCCAAATTGCTTGAGCTTTCAAAAGTAGTTGATACAGCTTACAAAATGCCGGCAGGTAAACGCCTTATCGACCTGGTAATTTCGGGCGGTATGATGTTTGTACTGTCGCCTGTTATGCTGATAGTTGCTATTTTAATTAAGCTGGATTCAAAAGGTCCGGTATTTTACAAAAGCAAACGTGTAGGTACAGGTTATAAAGTATTTGATTTTTATAAGTTCCGGTCGATGCGTACCGATGCCGACCAACTGCTTGCCAAGCTATCGGCCGAAAACAATCAATATGCTGCCGAAGGGGGCGACAACAAAGTAGCCTTTGTGAAAATCAAGAACGACCCGCGCATTACTAAGCTGGGTAATTTCTTACGCAATTCAAGCCTTGACGAATTGCCACAGTTATTCAATATATTACGGGGCGATATGTCGGTGGTTGGTAACAGGCCGTTGCCTTTATACGAAGCCGAGATGCTTACCTCTAACGAGTGGTCAATGCGTTTCCTTGGCCCTGCCGGTTTAACGGGCTTATGGCAGATCAGTAAACGCGGAAAGGAAGACATGTCTGAACGTGAAAGGAAAAAATTAGATAATTTTTACGCTCAGAAATATTCTATTTGGTTAGATTTAAAAATTATTGCCGGTACAGTACCCGCCTTATTCCAAAAAGAAAAAGTATAA
- a CDS encoding response regulator, whose amino-acid sequence MKRTLLIVDDDLSILKLLNFILSKEYDIVVKNNGIEAFSWLEDGHMPELIISDLQMPYFDGQSFIKNVKISGFYREIPVILLSAAHDLDAQVSNMPFKVDAYIHKPFNPTALKTAINQVLQVYESPNV is encoded by the coding sequence ATGAAAAGAACGCTACTTATAGTTGACGATGACTTGAGTATCTTAAAACTGCTCAACTTCATTCTTTCAAAAGAATATGATATTGTAGTTAAAAATAACGGCATCGAAGCTTTTAGCTGGCTTGAAGATGGTCACATGCCCGAATTGATCATATCCGACCTCCAGATGCCTTATTTTGACGGCCAATCCTTTATTAAAAACGTAAAGATTAGTGGCTTTTATCGTGAAATACCTGTTATATTGCTATCGGCCGCCCATGATCTTGACGCGCAGGTAAGCAACATGCCCTTTAAGGTTGATGCATACATTCACAAGCCGTTTAACCCAACTGCATTAAAAACAGCCATTAATCAAGTTTTACAAGTTTATGAATCACCAAACGTCTGA